In Rhodovulum sulfidophilum DSM 1374, the following are encoded in one genomic region:
- the catB gene encoding type B chloramphenicol O-acetyltransferase, which produces MQNFFESPFRGVTLDKQVGNPNILVGRYSYYSGYYHGHSFDDCARYLLPDEGVDRLVIGSFCSIGSGAAFVMAGNQGHRNDWISTFPFYWMSEVPAFEGAENGYRPAGDTVIGNDVWIGAEAIIMPGVTIGDGAVIGTRAVVTRDVEPYAIVGGNPARIIRKRFEDDRIALLLDLRWWEWSDDQLRVAMPILTSGNVERLHKHWETHIRSR; this is translated from the coding sequence ATGCAAAACTTCTTCGAAAGCCCCTTTCGCGGGGTGACGCTCGACAAACAGGTCGGCAACCCGAACATCCTGGTCGGCCGCTACAGCTACTATTCGGGCTACTATCATGGCCACAGCTTCGATGACTGTGCCCGCTACCTTCTGCCCGACGAGGGTGTCGATCGCCTCGTGATCGGCAGCTTCTGTTCCATCGGATCGGGCGCGGCCTTCGTCATGGCGGGCAATCAGGGCCACAGGAACGACTGGATCAGCACCTTTCCCTTCTACTGGATGTCGGAGGTTCCGGCATTCGAAGGGGCCGAGAACGGGTACAGGCCTGCGGGCGATACGGTCATCGGCAATGACGTCTGGATCGGGGCCGAGGCGATCATCATGCCCGGGGTGACGATCGGCGACGGGGCGGTGATCGGCACCCGCGCCGTGGTGACGCGCGATGTCGAGCCCTATGCCATCGTCGGTGGCAACCCGGCCCGGATCATCCGCAAGAGGTTCGAGGACGACCGCATCGCGCTGTTGCTCGACCTGCGGTGGTGGGAGTGGTCCGACGACCAGCTGCGGGTCGCGATGCCGATATTGACAAGCGGCAATGTCGAAAGGCTCCACAAGCACTGGGAAACGCATATCCGGTCCCGCTGA
- a CDS encoding siderophore ABC transporter substrate-binding protein, whose translation MPVPSLATRLGLPSALAALIFGAAAPAEADTAASTPFAPMTLAHDLGETVLEHRPERVAALGMNDLDFLDSLGVPVAGIPKDFVPHFLSAYADDPQIRDLGFIVKPNIEQIYALQPDLVLMSPLQAEHYREISSFAPVLYFDVDYRNSATGHLDAVKDHFLTLGKIFGKEEAAREGVAALDRQVARLRDEIADRPEKALILLYNNGAFRSFGQRSRYGFVFSDLGVTPAGEASETELHGRPVTSEFIEAADPDILFIIDRTAVMEHRPVLTRDQIANPLLESTAAWANDRVIFADPEAWYVTAAGPTSLSIIIDELREGYRRR comes from the coding sequence ATGCCCGTCCCGTCGCTTGCCACCAGGCTCGGCCTGCCCTCGGCCCTTGCCGCGCTGATCTTCGGAGCCGCCGCCCCGGCAGAGGCCGACACGGCCGCCTCCACCCCCTTCGCACCGATGACGCTTGCGCATGATCTGGGCGAGACCGTGCTCGAACACCGGCCCGAGCGCGTGGCGGCGCTGGGCATGAACGATCTCGATTTCCTCGACAGTCTTGGCGTGCCGGTCGCGGGGATCCCGAAGGATTTCGTGCCGCATTTCCTGTCCGCCTATGCCGACGACCCGCAAATCCGCGATCTCGGTTTCATCGTGAAGCCCAACATCGAACAGATCTACGCGCTGCAGCCCGATCTGGTGCTGATGTCGCCGCTGCAGGCCGAACATTACCGGGAGATCTCGAGCTTCGCCCCCGTGCTCTATTTCGACGTGGATTACCGCAACAGCGCCACCGGGCATCTCGATGCGGTGAAGGACCATTTCCTGACGCTGGGCAAGATCTTCGGCAAGGAAGAAGCCGCCCGAGAAGGCGTCGCCGCGCTGGACCGCCAGGTCGCCCGACTGCGCGACGAGATCGCCGACCGCCCCGAGAAAGCGCTGATCCTGCTCTACAATAACGGGGCCTTCAGGTCCTTCGGCCAGCGCTCGCGCTACGGCTTCGTCTTCTCCGATCTCGGCGTGACCCCGGCCGGGGAGGCTTCGGAAACCGAACTGCACGGCCGGCCCGTCACGAGCGAATTCATCGAGGCGGCCGATCCCGACATCCTGTTCATCATCGACCGCACGGCCGTGATGGAACACCGGCCGGTGCTGACCCGCGACCAGATCGCCAACCCGCTGCTCGAAAGCACCGCCGCCTGGGCAAATGACCGGGTGATCTTCGCCGATCCGGAAGCCTGGTATGTCACCGCCGCCGGTCCGACCTCGCTCTCGATCATCATCGACGAGTTGCGGGAGGGGTATCGGCGCCGCTAG